A portion of the Desulfotignum phosphitoxidans DSM 13687 genome contains these proteins:
- a CDS encoding PAS domain-containing hybrid sensor histidine kinase/response regulator, protein MTWSDELYRIFQLDPSEKAPRWDEHPKLLSPEDFEKLNQAAEKAISDGEHYEVELQAIRKDGEIRICKSKGFPEIGKDGNVVQLFGLFQDITDSKRVQNELVKSGKQFKNLFESTPIATFVWRCKGSEIILCDINDAAVRMTHGKGEQFVGRSIDQIYHDRPDMLNKFKVCLTSKMNIVYETEYVTRGTGLERFIVFTFVYISDELLMLHADDITDRKEAEKALIESEQKWRNILVNTPQIGISLDTQAKIIFANEHFLKMTGWGRREIIGQDWFDLFIPEKKKEEIRQVFLSSINQKDTLKFSNYENEIITKSGALKNVAWSNLVTKNMQGDVVDITCLGIDLTERKNYEKLLEKKNTDLRLAQRIASIGTWTLDPEIGVPEWSEEIYRIYERDPNLGPYTLDEYQNIYKGKWFEKFTSAIQGAIFDGTPYDIELKLELPTGKEKWVHAICEPEPEIGQKGHKVRGTIQDITNKRQAEEALRESEDFLNRTGDMARVGGWEVDLDTNRVIWTQTTGRIHELPDGYFPDLEEAIGYYHPEDQDHVRQCVQRAIENGESFDFTVRLITVKGRERWVHALGQPVVDAGRCVRLSGTFQDVTQAKQAELAREASEARYARLAANIPGVVFQNLQHSDDPTDDEFPYISPGIHDLFGLTPEEVMRDSSSIWALIHPDDSAALTDSIQHAVETGAYWNYDFRVTTTGGETKWVRGMASHERQPDCSIFWDGLFLDISDPKRTEKALRRSEERFSLAMEASKDGIWDWDLTTGEIYCSPSLTSMLGYNSNDVIESVDQWQELIHPDDRQKAYQSNIDCVNNLTDSFEVEYRMQTQDGGWKWIVGRGKAVQRDASGRALRIIGTHRDNTDHKRAVAEKETLQAQLHQSQKMESVGRLAGGVAHDFNNMLGVILGHTELALLQADENHDLYGDLKEIQTAAQRSADVTKQLLAFARKQTFSPKQLDLNDTVESMLNMLRRLIGEDIDLVWKPSTHIWPIKMDPTQVDQILANLCVNARDAIDGVGNVTIETGISKIDEKYCDEHPGFVPGNFVMLAVSDNGCGMDKDTLENLFEPFFTTKEVGKGTGLGLATVYGIVKQNNGFINVDSEPGQGSTFNIYLPPMVENEEDDQTMFPKKSTAGGTETILLVEDEPSILRMTQIMLERKGYAVLAATTPTAAVEKAKDHSDPIDLLITDVVMPEMNGRDLAGQITALYPDIQLLFMSGYTADVIDHQGVLDAGVAFIQKPFSMADMSEKVREVLDEAKNPTQG, encoded by the coding sequence GTGACCTGGTCAGATGAACTTTACCGGATATTCCAACTTGATCCTTCTGAAAAGGCTCCTAGATGGGACGAACATCCAAAATTGCTATCTCCAGAAGATTTTGAAAAATTAAATCAGGCCGCAGAAAAAGCGATATCTGATGGAGAACATTATGAGGTTGAGCTTCAGGCCATTCGTAAAGATGGAGAAATCCGAATATGTAAATCCAAAGGGTTTCCTGAAATAGGAAAGGATGGAAACGTTGTTCAACTTTTTGGTTTGTTTCAAGACATTACAGACAGCAAGCGGGTTCAGAATGAGTTAGTTAAGAGCGGAAAACAATTTAAAAATCTTTTTGAATCGACACCAATCGCAACATTCGTATGGAGATGTAAAGGTTCTGAAATAATTTTGTGTGATATCAACGATGCGGCTGTTCGAATGACCCATGGCAAAGGTGAACAATTCGTTGGCCGTTCAATTGACCAGATTTATCATGACCGACCCGATATGCTCAACAAATTCAAAGTTTGCCTTACAAGCAAAATGAATATTGTTTATGAGACAGAATATGTCACTCGTGGGACAGGTCTTGAACGCTTTATTGTTTTTACATTCGTATATATATCTGATGAGTTGTTGATGCTGCATGCCGATGATATAACTGACCGGAAAGAAGCAGAAAAGGCATTAATTGAATCGGAACAGAAATGGCGGAACATTTTAGTCAACACCCCACAAATCGGCATCTCGCTTGATACGCAAGCAAAAATCATATTTGCAAATGAACATTTTCTCAAAATGACGGGTTGGGGAAGGCGCGAGATCATCGGTCAAGATTGGTTCGACCTGTTCATTCCTGAAAAGAAAAAAGAAGAAATTCGACAAGTCTTTTTATCCAGCATAAATCAAAAGGATACGCTTAAGTTTTCAAACTATGAAAATGAAATTATAACCAAATCAGGCGCGTTAAAAAATGTGGCGTGGTCTAATCTCGTCACTAAAAACATGCAGGGGGACGTTGTTGATATAACCTGCCTTGGCATTGACCTGACTGAACGGAAAAACTATGAAAAACTCCTTGAAAAGAAAAACACGGATTTAAGACTGGCTCAACGTATCGCATCTATTGGTACGTGGACTCTGGACCCCGAAATCGGTGTGCCGGAATGGTCTGAGGAAATTTATCGAATCTATGAACGTGACCCGAATCTTGGTCCTTATACACTCGATGAATATCAGAATATCTATAAAGGGAAATGGTTTGAAAAGTTCACTTCAGCCATTCAAGGTGCCATTTTTGATGGAACGCCTTACGACATTGAGTTGAAACTTGAATTGCCAACTGGCAAAGAAAAGTGGGTCCATGCCATCTGTGAGCCAGAGCCCGAAATCGGTCAAAAAGGGCATAAGGTTCGCGGGACCATACAGGACATCACAAATAAAAGGCAGGCGGAAGAGGCTCTTCGGGAAAGCGAGGACTTTCTCAACCGGACGGGTGATATGGCGCGGGTGGGTGGCTGGGAGGTTGACCTCGATACCAACCGGGTCATCTGGACGCAGACGACCGGGCGTATTCACGAGCTCCCGGACGGGTACTTCCCGGACCTTGAGGAGGCGATCGGCTACTACCATCCGGAAGATCAGGACCATGTTCGCCAGTGCGTTCAGCGTGCGATCGAAAACGGAGAGTCGTTTGACTTCACGGTCCGCCTCATCACCGTTAAAGGGCGGGAGCGTTGGGTCCACGCTCTTGGCCAACCGGTCGTTGATGCCGGCCGCTGCGTTCGGCTCTCAGGTACGTTCCAGGACGTCACCCAAGCGAAGCAGGCGGAGCTGGCGCGTGAGGCATCGGAGGCACGCTACGCACGTCTTGCCGCGAACATCCCTGGCGTTGTTTTCCAGAACCTGCAGCACAGCGACGATCCAACCGACGACGAGTTCCCCTACATCAGTCCTGGCATTCACGACCTGTTCGGGCTCACGCCGGAAGAAGTCATGCGTGACAGCAGCTCAATTTGGGCGTTGATTCATCCCGACGACTCGGCTGCGCTGACCGACTCCATTCAACATGCGGTGGAAACCGGCGCATACTGGAACTATGATTTCAGAGTCACCACCACCGGCGGGGAAACCAAGTGGGTGCGCGGCATGGCTAGCCACGAGAGGCAACCCGACTGCAGTATTTTCTGGGACGGCTTGTTTCTGGACATTTCAGACCCCAAGCGGACAGAGAAGGCATTGCGTAGAAGTGAAGAACGCTTTTCTCTGGCCATGGAGGCCTCAAAAGACGGTATTTGGGACTGGGACTTAACAACTGGCGAAATTTATTGCAGCCCGAGTTTAACATCCATGCTGGGATATAATTCCAATGATGTTATCGAAAGTGTGGATCAATGGCAGGAATTGATTCACCCGGATGACAGGCAGAAAGCTTATCAGTCAAACATCGACTGCGTAAATAACCTAACAGATTCTTTTGAAGTTGAATACCGCATGCAAACTCAAGACGGCGGTTGGAAATGGATTGTTGGTCGCGGCAAAGCCGTCCAAAGGGATGCATCCGGAAGGGCATTACGCATAATAGGCACACATCGGGACAATACCGACCACAAGCGGGCGGTGGCGGAAAAAGAAACTCTGCAGGCCCAGCTCCATCAATCTCAAAAAATGGAATCTGTGGGCCGTTTAGCAGGCGGGGTGGCCCATGACTTCAACAACATGCTGGGAGTGATTTTGGGACACACTGAACTGGCATTGTTGCAGGCAGATGAAAACCATGATCTGTATGGTGACCTCAAAGAAATTCAAACTGCAGCACAGCGGTCTGCTGATGTAACAAAGCAGCTGCTGGCGTTTGCCAGAAAACAGACCTTTTCCCCTAAGCAACTGGATTTGAACGATACCGTGGAAAGTATGCTCAATATGTTGCGCCGGCTTATTGGTGAAGACATCGATCTGGTATGGAAACCGTCCACCCATATCTGGCCAATTAAAATGGACCCGACACAGGTAGACCAGATCCTTGCCAATCTGTGTGTCAATGCCCGGGATGCTATTGACGGTGTGGGAAACGTCACGATTGAAACCGGAATCAGTAAAATTGATGAAAAATATTGCGACGAACACCCGGGCTTTGTCCCGGGCAATTTTGTCATGCTGGCAGTCAGCGACAACGGCTGCGGCATGGACAAGGATACTCTGGAAAATCTGTTCGAACCTTTTTTCACCACCAAGGAGGTGGGAAAAGGGACCGGCTTAGGGCTTGCTACTGTCTATGGAATCGTCAAACAAAACAATGGTTTTATCAATGTTGACAGCGAACCTGGTCAGGGTTCTACCTTTAATATTTACTTGCCACCTATGGTTGAAAATGAAGAAGATGACCAGACAATGTTTCCAAAAAAATCAACTGCTGGAGGAACCGAGACCATCCTTTTGGTTGAAGATGAGCCCTCTATTCTCAGGATGACACAGATAATGCTGGAAAGGAAAGGATATGCCGTATTGGCCGCAACCACACCGACAGCGGCCGTGGAAAAAGCAAAAGACCATTCCGACCCCATTGATCTGCTTATCACGGATGTGGTCATGCCGGAGATGAATGGCAGAGATCTGGCTGGACAGATCACTGCGCTTTATCCCGACATCCAACTTTTGTTCATGTCCGGGTATACAGCGGACGTCATAGACCATCAGGGAGTATTGGATGCAGGAGTGGCTTTTATCCAGAAGCCATTTTCAATGGCGGATATGTCAGAAAAGGTGCGAGAAGTTTTGGATGAGGCCAAGAACCCCACTCAAGGATGA